The sequence AGCCCGCCCGCAGCGTGAAGTCCGCGAAGTGGTCGGCGGCCGACGCCGTGCTGATCGACGAGGCCGGTGACCTGATCGCCCGGACGCACTCTCTCGGTCATGTCGTGCTCGACGAGGCACAGGACCTGTCCCCCATGCAGTACCGGGCGGTGGGGCGGCGCTGCTCGACCGGTTCGGCCACCGTCCTCGGCGACCTCGCGCAGGGGACGACCCCGTGGTCCACCGAGAGCTGGGGCGAGGCGCTGTTCCACCTGGGCAAGGCGGACGCGGTGGTGGAGGAGCTGACGGCGGGCTTCCGCGTGCCGCGCGAGGTCATCGCGTACGCCTCCCGGCTGCTGCCCGCGATCTCGCCGGGGCTCGCGGCGGTGGAGTCGGTGCGGGAGTCGCCGGGCTCCTTGGCCGTACGGGAGGTGCCGGGCGGGGTGGAGGAGCTGGACGCGGCCGTCGTCGCCGCCTGCGAGGAGTCGCTCGGCCACGCGGGGTCGATCGGGCTGATCGCCGCCGACGCCCGCATCCCGGTGCTGGGGGCGGCCCTGGCGGCGGCGGGCCACGCGTATCTCTCGCCCGGGGAGGAGACCACCGCCGCCTCCCGGCTGACGCTGGTGCCCGCGTCGCTGGCGAAGGGCCTGGAGTACGACTACGTGGTGCTGGACGAGCCCGCGGCCGTGGTGGACGGTGAGCCGGACGAGCGGACCGGGCTGCGGCGGCTGTACGTGGCGCTGACCCGTGCGGTGTCGGGGCTGACCGTGCTGCACGCGGCGCCGCTGCCGGAGGTGCTGGTCCGGGCGTAGGTCCCTCGGGTGCGGGGCCGTCCGGTCCCGCACCCGATCGGGGCTCAGGCGTCCAGCGCCGTGCGCCACTCCCGTACGGCTGCCGCGTCGACCGGGGCCGACCAGCCCGCCGGCCGCGCCGCGCCGCCGATGTGGAACGCGTCGATCCCCGCCGCCAGCAGCCGGGGCAGGTGGTGCAGGTGGAGGCCGCCGCCGACCAGGACCTGCGCCCGGTATCCCGGCTCACCGCTCCGGGCCGCTTCGGCGACGAGGGTCGGGATGCCCGCGTCCACCCCGGCGGGGGAGCCCGCCGTGAGGAACGTGTCGAGGCCCGGTATCTCCGCGAGCTGCTTGCGCAGGGCGTCACGGTCCGTGGCCCGGTCGATCGCCCGGTGGAACGTCCACCGGCAGCCGTCCAGCTCGGCGACGAGCCGTTCGACGGCGACGAGGTCGGCGTGGCCCTCCGCGTCGAGGAAGCCGAACACGAACTCGTCGGCCCCCGCCGCCCGCAGCTCACGGGCCCGGCCGACCAGTACATCGATGTCACCGGCGGCGAACCCGTCCGCCGTCCTCAGCATCACGCGCAGCGGAATGTCCACGGCGGACCTGATCGCCGTGAAGGTCTCCCGGGACGGGGTGAGACCGTCGGCG is a genomic window of Streptomyces sp. YPW6 containing:
- a CDS encoding copper homeostasis protein CutC translates to MSNRAVLEVIALDAEDAVAAQAGGADRLELVTDMAADGLTPSRETFTAIRSAVDIPLRVMLRTADGFAAGDIDVLVGRARELRAAGADEFVFGFLDAEGHADLVAVERLVAELDGCRWTFHRAIDRATDRDALRKQLAEIPGLDTFLTAGSPAGVDAGIPTLVAEAARSGEPGYRAQVLVGGGLHLHHLPRLLAAGIDAFHIGGAARPAGWSAPVDAAAVREWRTALDA